The following coding sequences lie in one Halorussus vallis genomic window:
- a CDS encoding ABC transporter permease produces the protein MGYYSQRISQAAITLVAGAFVTFSVYRLMPGGPLEAIRRQLVRQMVRRTGSVDRELIAQRTQMLTGINPDTPIPIAFYEYTRDIVLYQDFGQSIAYNQPVFDVLFQAMPWSIFLSSYGLIIGYTATIVIGAVMAWYEGSKVDFGLTGFVLTMNSIPYYVVAIVMLVVLGFQYHIFPTGGRYAGHVVPGFNVPFMISVARHAAMPIISTAVVGFAAGSLQLRGNAIRVIGSDFIRSAEIRGIGTNRILTRYLTRNAILPTYTSMMVGISTLFSSSVIVERIFQYVGVGWYMFEALQLQDYPLMMGSFLFFATITTLAILFADLTYGLIDPRAGTGASRENF, from the coding sequence ATGGGATACTATTCCCAACGCATCAGCCAGGCAGCGATAACGCTGGTAGCTGGGGCGTTCGTCACGTTTTCGGTGTATCGTTTGATGCCGGGTGGACCGCTGGAGGCGATTCGGCGACAGTTAGTCCGACAGATGGTCCGCCGGACCGGTAGCGTCGATCGCGAACTCATCGCTCAACGGACGCAGATGCTTACGGGGATCAATCCGGACACCCCCATCCCGATCGCGTTCTACGAGTACACCCGTGACATCGTCCTGTACCAGGACTTCGGACAGTCGATCGCGTACAACCAGCCCGTGTTCGACGTTCTGTTCCAGGCGATGCCGTGGTCGATCTTCCTCAGTTCGTACGGGCTCATCATCGGCTACACGGCGACTATCGTCATCGGGGCCGTTATGGCGTGGTACGAGGGGTCGAAGGTCGACTTCGGCCTGACGGGTTTCGTCCTGACGATGAACTCGATTCCCTACTACGTGGTCGCCATCGTCATGCTCGTCGTGTTGGGCTTTCAGTATCACATCTTCCCGACGGGAGGTCGATACGCCGGCCACGTCGTCCCGGGGTTCAACGTGCCGTTCATGATCAGCGTCGCGCGCCACGCCGCGATGCCGATCATCTCGACGGCCGTCGTCGGGTTCGCCGCCGGGTCGCTCCAGTTGCGCGGCAACGCAATCAGGGTCATCGGGTCGGACTTCATCCGGTCGGCGGAGATCCGCGGAATCGGCACGAACCGGATTCTCACCCGGTATCTCACCCGAAACGCGATCTTGCCGACCTACACATCGATGATGGTGGGAATCTCCACCCTCTTCAGTTCCTCCGTCATCGTCGAACGGATATTCCAGTACGTCGGGGTCGGCTGGTACATGTTCGAGGCGCTTCAGCTCCAGGACTATCCGCTGATGATGGGCTCGTTCCTGTTCTTCGCGACCATCACCACCCTCGCGATTCTGTTCGCCGACCTGACCTACGGGCTGATCGACCCCCGCGCCGGGACCGGTGCGAGCAGGGAGAACTTCTGA
- the thsA gene encoding thermosome subunit alpha codes for MAQRAANGPLYVLSEDSQRVAGDDARTANLTAAKAVADAVRTTLGPLGMDKMLVDDGGNVVVTNDGVTLLEEMDIDHPAAEMVVEVAETQEAEVGDGTTSAVVLAGELLSVAEDLVERGVHPSSIVSGYRHAAGVADDLLAELATTVDADDTETLERIAGTAMTGKGAENAREHLAGLVVEAVRAGVREDGSVDRDAVSVASFPGGALADSRFVHGAMVDKSPPRDDMPRSLRDATVLVYEGDIEVSELNADANATVSDFDEVTALVERERGELRDAVDRIVDAGADVVLTEGGIDDRAQGLLANEGILALRRVDDEDRRRVVAATGATPVGDLQNLSPEDLGAAGRVEQEQIRQFGYTAKAEPERTIVFDDVAAGESGTILLRGGTEHVLEEVERAVEDSIGVVVAALEDGTVLPGAGAPEMELSLALREEADSLDGREQLAVEAFADAVEVGPRTLAENAGGDPVDALVELKAAHDRGERAAGLSEEAGETVDALDAGVVEPLRVKRTAVGSATEAATMILRIDDIVTADDLSTGGN; via the coding sequence ATGGCACAACGCGCAGCGAACGGACCGCTCTACGTTCTCTCGGAGGACTCACAGCGCGTCGCCGGCGACGACGCCCGAACCGCGAACCTCACGGCCGCCAAGGCCGTCGCCGACGCCGTCCGGACGACGTTGGGACCGCTCGGCATGGACAAGATGCTGGTCGACGACGGCGGTAACGTGGTTGTCACGAATGACGGCGTCACGCTGTTGGAGGAGATGGACATCGACCATCCGGCGGCGGAGATGGTCGTCGAAGTCGCCGAAACCCAGGAGGCGGAGGTCGGCGACGGGACGACCTCCGCGGTCGTCCTCGCGGGCGAACTGCTGTCGGTCGCCGAGGACCTCGTCGAGCGCGGCGTCCACCCGTCCAGTATCGTCTCGGGCTACCGCCACGCCGCCGGCGTCGCCGACGACCTGCTGGCGGAACTGGCGACGACCGTCGACGCCGACGACACGGAGACGCTCGAACGTATCGCCGGGACGGCGATGACGGGGAAGGGAGCCGAGAACGCGCGGGAGCACCTCGCGGGACTCGTCGTCGAGGCGGTCCGCGCGGGCGTCCGCGAGGACGGGAGCGTCGACCGCGACGCCGTCAGCGTCGCGTCGTTCCCCGGCGGCGCGCTGGCGGACTCGCGGTTCGTCCACGGGGCCATGGTCGACAAGAGTCCGCCCCGCGACGACATGCCGCGCTCGCTCCGCGACGCCACGGTGCTCGTCTACGAAGGGGACATCGAGGTGTCGGAACTGAACGCCGACGCGAACGCCACCGTCAGCGACTTCGACGAGGTCACTGCGCTGGTCGAGCGCGAACGAGGTGAACTCCGCGACGCCGTCGACCGCATCGTCGACGCCGGGGCCGACGTGGTACTCACCGAGGGCGGCATCGACGACCGCGCACAGGGGCTGTTGGCGAACGAGGGTATCCTCGCCCTGCGTCGCGTCGACGACGAGGACCGTCGTCGGGTCGTAGCCGCGACGGGCGCGACGCCGGTCGGCGACCTGCAGAACCTCTCGCCGGAGGACCTCGGTGCGGCCGGACGCGTCGAGCAGGAGCAGATACGGCAGTTCGGCTACACTGCGAAGGCCGAACCCGAACGGACCATCGTCTTCGACGACGTCGCCGCCGGAGAGTCGGGGACGATACTGCTCCGCGGCGGCACCGAACACGTCTTGGAGGAAGTCGAGCGGGCCGTCGAGGACAGCATCGGCGTCGTCGTCGCCGCTCTGGAGGACGGCACGGTGCTGCCCGGTGCGGGGGCTCCCGAGATGGAACTGTCGCTCGCCCTACGCGAGGAGGCCGACTCGCTCGACGGTCGCGAACAACTGGCCGTCGAGGCGTTCGCCGACGCGGTGGAGGTCGGACCGCGGACGCTCGCCGAGAACGCGGGCGGGGACCCCGTCGACGCGCTGGTCGAACTCAAAGCGGCCCACGACCGTGGAGAGCGCGCCGCCGGTCTGAGCGAGGAGGCCGGCGAGACGGTCGACGCGCTCGACGCCGGCGTCGTCGAACCGCTGCGCGTGAAGCGGACGGCCGTCGGGTCCGCTACCGAGGCGGCCACGATGATACTCCGTATCGACGACATCGTCACCGCCGACGACCTCTCGACCGGCGGGAACTGA